One Rosa chinensis cultivar Old Blush chromosome 3, RchiOBHm-V2, whole genome shotgun sequence DNA window includes the following coding sequences:
- the LOC112195271 gene encoding bifunctional protein FolD 2, whose amino-acid sequence MASQSDHQAKIIDGKAIAQAIRSEIAEEVRHLSQKYGKVPGLAVVIVGSRKDSQSYVSMKRKACAEVGIKSVDIDLPENVFLDDLIAKVHELNANPDVHGILVQLPLPRHINEEKVLSEISIEKDVDGFHPLNIGKLAMKGREPLFLPCTPKGCLELLSRSGISITGKRAVVVGRSNIVGLPVSLLLLKANATVTVVHSNTPDPESIIREADIVIAAAGQAMMIKGSWIKPGAAVIDVGTNAVDDSSRKSGYRLVGDVDFQEACKVAGWITPVPGGVGPMTVAMLLKNTLDGAKRVIVQ is encoded by the exons ATGGCGTCACAATCAGATCACCAGGCTAAGATAATTGATGGCAAAGCCATAGCACAGGCCATCCGATCTGAAATTGCTGAGGAAGTTCGCCATCTCTCTCAGAAATATGGCAAG GTCCCTGGACTGGCAGTAGTGATTGTGGGGAGCAGGAAGGACTCCCAAAGCTATGTCAGCATGAAGCGAAAGGCATGCGCTGAAGTTGGCATTAAATCTGTCGACATAGATCTCCCTGAGAATGTGTTCCTAGATGATCTCATAGCCAAAGTTCACGAATTAAATGCGAATCCTGATGTACATG GCATACTTGTTCAGCTTCCATTGCCAAGGCATATTAATGAAGAGAAAGTGTTAAGTGAAATCAGCATCGAGAAGGATGTAGATGGGTTTCATCCTCTCAACATCGGCAAACTTGCAATGAAAGGCAGAGAACCTTTATTCCTCCCTTGCACTCCCAAG GGCTGTCTTGAACTTCTGTCGCGGAGTGGTATAAGCATAACGGGAAAAAGGGCAGTCGTGGTGGGAAGAAGTAACATAGTTGGATTGCCAGTTTCATTGCTGCTTTTGAAAGCCAATGCTACTGTTACCGTGGTTCATTCCAACACTCCTGATCCAGAGAGTATCATTCGTGAAGCGGACATTGTTATTGCTGCAGCAGGACAGGCAATGATG ATCAAGGGTAGTTGGATAAAGCCAGGTGCTGCAGTTATAGATGTTGGCACAAATGCTGTAGATGACTCCAGTAGAAAGTCAGGTTATAGATTGGTCGGGGATGTAGATTTCCAGGAAGCATGTAAGGTAGCTGGATGGATAACTCCGGTTCCTGGTGGAGTTGGCCCGATGACTGTTGCAATGCTTCTCAAGAACACATTGGATGGTGCTAAGCGAGTGATTGTGCAGTAA